The following coding sequences are from one Verrucomicrobiota bacterium window:
- a CDS encoding DUF2199 domain-containing protein — MFWKKKNPKITFKCSQCGQIHNTWPALGYGEPWHYSQLTPQQQKDIAKIDEDFCEIHWEEQTDRFIRTTLTIPVNNFELNLEYGLWVSLSEKSYNDYSDQYERTDYESGYFGWVCNQLLGYEDTLSVPTDVNTQLGTRRPILDLHKDYDHQLVSRPLKSSLV, encoded by the coding sequence ATGTTCTGGAAGAAGAAAAATCCGAAGATTACATTCAAATGCTCTCAATGTGGTCAAATCCACAATACATGGCCTGCTCTTGGGTATGGAGAACCCTGGCATTATTCTCAATTGACTCCCCAACAACAAAAAGACATTGCTAAGATCGATGAGGACTTTTGCGAAATACACTGGGAAGAGCAAACGGATAGATTCATTCGAACAACCCTAACTATTCCGGTCAACAACTTCGAACTGAATTTAGAATACGGCCTCTGGGTTTCATTAAGTGAAAAGAGTTACAACGACTACTCGGATCAATACGAACGAACTGACTATGAAAGTGGATATTTCGGATGGGTTTGTAACCAGCTGTTAGGTTATGAAGACACCCTTTCAGTTCCAACTGATGTTAATACCCAACTTGGAACAAGAAGACCGATATTGGACCTTCATAAGGATTATGACCATCAGTTAGTTAGTCGTCCCTTAAAAAGTAGCCTAGTGTAA